In Fodinicurvata sediminis DSM 21159, one genomic interval encodes:
- a CDS encoding phosphoenolpyruvate hydrolase family protein, which translates to MPRFERRDILEKFRDMVTRNEPIVGGGAGTGLSAKCEEAGGIDLIVIYNSGRYRMAGRGSLAGLMAYGNANEVVMEMASEVLPVVKSTPVLAGVNGTDPFMIPEHFLRQVKDIGFSGIQNFPTVGLIDGTFRANLEETGMGYGLEVEVVRKARELDLLTTPYVFCEEDAKAMAEAGADIIVCHLGLTTGGSIGAETALTLEDCVPRINAWAEAALSVRKDVLVLCHGGPIAMPEDARYILSQCQNCHGFYGASSMERLPVEGALTEQTRNFKSIGRA; encoded by the coding sequence ATGCCCAGGTTTGAGCGCCGGGATATCCTGGAGAAGTTCCGCGACATGGTCACTCGTAACGAGCCGATCGTCGGGGGTGGGGCCGGGACCGGCCTGTCCGCCAAGTGCGAGGAAGCCGGCGGGATCGACCTGATCGTGATCTACAACTCGGGTCGCTATCGCATGGCCGGCCGTGGCTCGCTGGCCGGCCTGATGGCCTATGGCAATGCCAACGAGGTCGTCATGGAGATGGCCTCGGAAGTCCTGCCGGTGGTGAAGAGCACACCAGTCCTGGCAGGCGTGAACGGCACGGATCCCTTCATGATCCCCGAGCACTTCCTGCGCCAGGTCAAGGATATCGGCTTTTCGGGTATCCAGAACTTCCCGACCGTCGGCCTGATCGACGGGACCTTCCGGGCGAACCTGGAAGAGACCGGCATGGGCTATGGCCTGGAGGTCGAGGTGGTCCGCAAGGCGCGCGAGCTCGACCTGCTGACCACGCCCTATGTCTTTTGCGAGGAAGATGCCAAGGCCATGGCGGAGGCCGGTGCGGACATCATTGTCTGTCACCTGGGCCTGACGACCGGTGGGTCCATCGGCGCGGAAACGGCCCTGACGCTGGAGGACTGCGTGCCGCGTATCAATGCCTGGGCCGAGGCGGCGCTGTCTGTGCGCAAGGATGTTCTGGTGCTCTGTCATGGTGGTCCGATCGCCATGCCCGAGGATGCCCGCTACATCCTGAGCCAGTGTCAGAACTGTCACGGTTTCTACGGCGCGTCCTCGATGGAAAGGCTCCCGGTCGAAGGGGCCCTTACGGAACAGACGCGTAATTTCAAGTCTATCGGGCGCGCCTGA
- a CDS encoding flotillin family protein → MSGAALGWTVLGIIVLVAVIVGVVYLLNWLYRRSTKETAFVRTGLGGEKVVKDGGAFVLPIVHEVIPVNMNTLRLEIKRGQDRALITKNRMRVDVVTEFYVRVQPTREAIAIAAQSLGRRTMNPEALKELVEGKFIDALRWVAAEMTMEELHEKRGEYVKRVKTAVAEDLQRSGLELEALSLTGMDQTNMEYFNPSNAFDAEGLTRLTEEIERRKKLRNDIEQDTMIEIRNKNLETERYSLQIDRDTEYARLEQQRDIESRKAEQQAEVSRERAQRERESEESQITSRLEIERARIASDRALDEERISREQGTQRLEIDRRKALELAEQEKAIELAEKSKAQSEAQAAAELARAKAVEAEEKVFTAREKEQAERRKAIELVLAAQEAEREGIRLRSAAEAEKQASSDRAEATRTTAEGEAEADKIRALAAKLRYETEAEGKRQMNEAQNVLTPESRQSQMRMHLIDRMDAIIRESVKPMEKIEGIKVLQLDGFGGFPGGAGGSGGGGEGHNGLPDNLVNSALRYRAQGPLVDSLLKEIGMQGGDIHKLVGGVTDEEDDDGSDKEKR, encoded by the coding sequence ATGTCTGGTGCAGCACTTGGATGGACCGTCCTGGGGATTATCGTCCTCGTCGCGGTTATCGTGGGCGTTGTCTATCTTTTGAACTGGCTCTATCGCCGCTCTACCAAGGAAACCGCATTCGTGCGGACCGGCCTGGGGGGCGAGAAGGTGGTCAAGGACGGCGGAGCCTTCGTCCTGCCGATCGTTCATGAAGTCATTCCGGTCAACATGAACACCCTGCGCCTGGAGATCAAACGCGGCCAGGACCGTGCCCTGATCACCAAGAACCGCATGCGTGTGGATGTGGTGACGGAATTCTATGTACGGGTTCAGCCGACGCGCGAGGCCATCGCCATCGCGGCCCAGAGCCTGGGACGCCGGACCATGAATCCGGAGGCCCTGAAGGAACTGGTCGAAGGTAAGTTCATCGATGCCCTGCGCTGGGTGGCGGCAGAGATGACCATGGAGGAACTGCACGAAAAGCGCGGCGAATACGTCAAGCGCGTGAAGACAGCCGTGGCGGAAGACCTGCAGCGCAGTGGCCTGGAGCTGGAAGCCCTGTCGCTGACCGGCATGGACCAGACCAACATGGAGTACTTCAACCCCTCGAACGCCTTTGATGCCGAGGGTCTGACGCGCCTGACCGAGGAGATCGAGCGGCGCAAGAAGCTGCGGAACGACATCGAGCAGGACACGATGATCGAGATCCGCAACAAGAACCTGGAGACCGAACGCTACTCCTTGCAGATCGACCGGGACACCGAGTATGCGCGCCTCGAGCAGCAGCGTGACATCGAGTCCCGCAAGGCCGAGCAGCAGGCCGAAGTGTCCCGCGAGCGGGCCCAGCGCGAGCGCGAGTCCGAGGAATCCCAGATCACCTCGCGCTTGGAAATCGAGCGCGCGCGCATTGCCAGTGATCGGGCACTGGACGAGGAGCGCATCAGCCGCGAGCAGGGAACGCAGCGCCTGGAGATCGATCGTCGCAAGGCGCTGGAACTGGCCGAGCAGGAAAAGGCCATCGAGCTGGCCGAGAAGTCCAAGGCCCAGTCCGAGGCCCAGGCAGCCGCGGAACTGGCCCGGGCCAAGGCAGTGGAGGCCGAGGAGAAGGTCTTTACCGCCCGCGAGAAGGAACAGGCCGAGCGCCGCAAGGCCATCGAGCTGGTCCTGGCAGCCCAGGAGGCCGAACGCGAAGGCATCCGCCTGCGCTCCGCAGCCGAAGCCGAAAAGCAGGCCTCTTCGGATCGTGCCGAGGCCACCCGTACGACAGCCGAGGGCGAGGCCGAAGCCGACAAGATCAGGGCCTTGGCCGCCAAGCTGCGCTACGAGACCGAGGCCGAGGGCAAGCGCCAGATGAACGAGGCGCAGAACGTCCTGACCCCGGAATCCCGCCAGTCGCAGATGCGCATGCACCTGATCGACAGGATGGATGCCATCATCCGCGAGAGCGTCAAGCCGATGGAAAAGATCGAAGGGATCAAGGTCCTGCAACTGGATGGCTTCGGCGGCTTCCCAGGAGGTGCCGGGGGCAGCGGCGGTGGTGGCGAAGGCCACAACGGTCTGCCGGACAATCTGGTCAACTCTGCGCTGCGTTACCGTGCCCAGGGACCGCTGGTCGACTCCCTGTTGAAGGAGATCGGCATGCAGGGCGGTGACATCCACAAGCTGGTCGGTGGAGTTACCGACGAGGAGGATGACGACGGGTCGGACAAGGAAAAGCGATGA